From Vreelandella neptunia, the proteins below share one genomic window:
- a CDS encoding FAD-dependent oxidoreductase, giving the protein MYIAFEDISERSKAVDVCIIGAGAAGISMAVTLTERGHRVLLCEGGDADYSERSQECYRGEVIGEPYIPLYGARLRHLGGSTNHWGGICRPLDRYDFTAKSAASETDWPIGRDALSPYYRPAASVLDLAPTPADQPITGSGLKRIYFSLGHPTRLKEKYAATLSESTTLECCLTANLVALESQDGKVTGATFKNYRGNYRKVQARYFVLACGGIENSRLLLWCNQQLNGQLIPQAGTLGRYWMEHPHATVGQALIFEPAALGLDEDYNVFLSPTAHSISSRQILNCGLRLHRMNAEATQELIDELADQAPTLAGRLRIWQAQGRVIHGAVLRAAWEQEPRFDNRIELSEELDELGVPRSRLVWQQSDLDRHTIRESMLLLGEYLCDSEVGRLQLADWLADTPVQLPTEGELAGRHHMGGTRMSLNAEQGIVNPDCRLFAQDNFYVAGSSVFASAGHANPTLTLVQLALRLCDHLESRLTQTA; this is encoded by the coding sequence ATGTATATCGCCTTTGAGGATATCAGCGAGCGCAGCAAGGCAGTGGATGTCTGCATTATCGGTGCTGGTGCGGCGGGCATTTCCATGGCCGTTACCCTGACGGAGCGCGGCCACCGCGTACTGCTCTGCGAAGGTGGCGATGCGGATTACAGCGAACGCTCCCAAGAGTGCTACCGGGGCGAAGTTATCGGCGAACCGTATATTCCCCTCTATGGCGCTCGCCTGCGCCACTTGGGCGGGTCGACCAACCACTGGGGCGGCATCTGCCGACCACTTGATCGCTATGACTTTACCGCCAAAAGCGCTGCCAGTGAGACGGATTGGCCTATTGGCCGCGACGCGTTATCGCCCTACTATCGTCCCGCTGCCAGCGTACTGGACTTGGCGCCTACGCCTGCTGATCAGCCGATCACTGGCTCTGGACTCAAGCGCATCTACTTCTCACTGGGCCACCCGACGCGTCTGAAGGAGAAGTATGCCGCCACGCTAAGCGAATCGACCACGTTGGAGTGCTGCCTAACAGCCAACTTGGTGGCACTGGAAAGCCAGGACGGCAAAGTCACCGGCGCCACTTTCAAAAACTACCGAGGCAATTACCGAAAGGTTCAGGCGCGCTACTTTGTGCTGGCCTGTGGCGGCATCGAAAACTCGCGCTTGCTGCTGTGGTGCAACCAACAGTTAAATGGCCAGCTTATACCGCAAGCTGGCACCTTAGGGCGCTACTGGATGGAGCACCCTCACGCCACGGTGGGCCAGGCGCTAATTTTTGAGCCAGCGGCCCTGGGTCTGGACGAAGATTACAACGTGTTCCTCTCCCCCACCGCCCACTCCATCAGCTCGCGCCAAATACTGAATTGTGGGCTGCGCCTGCACCGCATGAACGCTGAAGCCACCCAGGAACTGATTGATGAGCTCGCGGATCAGGCGCCCACGCTGGCAGGACGGTTGCGTATCTGGCAGGCCCAGGGGCGGGTGATACACGGCGCGGTGCTAAGAGCCGCCTGGGAGCAGGAACCTCGCTTTGACAATCGCATAGAGTTAAGCGAGGAGCTGGATGAGCTGGGCGTGCCCCGCAGCCGATTGGTGTGGCAGCAGTCTGATTTGGATCGCCACACCATCCGCGAGAGCATGCTGCTATTGGGGGAGTATCTGTGTGATAGCGAGGTAGGTAGGCTGCAACTGGCTGACTGGCTAGCCGATACGCCGGTACAGCTGCCCACCGAGGGTGAATTGGCTGGCCGTCACCATATGGGCGGCACGCGCATGAGCCTTAATGCCGAGCAAGGCATTGTTAACCCCGACTGCCGTCTATTTGCTCAGGACAATTTCTATGTGGCAGGTTCCAGCGTTTTTGCCAGCGCCGGGCACGCCAACCCTACGTTAACACTAGTGCAGTTGGCCCTGCGGCTTTGCGACCACCTAGAGAGTAGGCTAACGCAAACCGCCTAA
- the apaG gene encoding Co2+/Mg2+ efflux protein ApaG, with product MSGLAINVSVVPSYRADESNDGESRYVFSYTVTVHNQSPHSAQLMARYWKITQGSGDCQEVRGKGVVGQQPLIGPGQSFRYTSRAILQTPVGVMEGTYTLLDTSTQRVFEVAITPFRLAVPLQLH from the coding sequence GTGAGTGGCCTAGCGATCAACGTCAGCGTCGTCCCTAGCTACCGCGCTGATGAGTCTAACGATGGCGAGTCGCGCTACGTGTTTAGCTATACAGTGACCGTCCACAATCAGAGTCCACATAGCGCTCAATTGATGGCACGCTACTGGAAAATCACCCAGGGCAGCGGCGATTGCCAGGAAGTGCGTGGCAAGGGCGTCGTCGGTCAACAGCCGCTGATTGGCCCTGGCCAGAGTTTCCGTTACACCAGCCGCGCCATTCTGCAAACCCCAGTCGGTGTAATGGAAGGTACCTATACGCTGTTGGACACCTCTACTCAGCGCGTTTTTGAGGTAGCCATTACTCCCTTTAGGTTGGCCGTACCGCTCCAGCTCCATTAG